A window of Heterodontus francisci isolate sHetFra1 chromosome 2, sHetFra1.hap1, whole genome shotgun sequence genomic DNA:
GTTTTTGGGTAGAATTATACATTTCTCCTGTCGTATGTCTTTTGAAGTTTTATTTTCTTGTTTCTAGGCTTGTAATGAGCTTGCTCaggtgtggatggagtctggggtcAGTGAAAATGCAGTCTCAGGACATATCCAGCTGCTCATTCCAGGAGAAACTGCCTGTTTTGCGGTATGTTCAATATTGTTCATTGTGCTTTTGTTTTCTCTGTTACAAATAAATCTTCAAGCAAAGTTGTTCCATAACTTTATGGGCACAAAATTGCATTTAGACTAGGGTCTGTGAAGATCTGTTTTGATAACGTTTGTTTTACCAAGATATGTCAACCATGATGGGGAGATCGATacgataaacacacagagacatgaATGTTAACACCTCTTCCTCAAAGCTTTAAACACATTTGTTCAAGTTAGTTGGTCTCTGAGATGCCTTGTGTGTCTCAATCATTTTTGTATCAACTGTACATGTCAACAGTATATAACGGACATAGCTTTTAAACATTTTTAAATGTTACTACTAGGTATACAGCTTAGGTGAACAGATCTGTTAGAATGTTAATACACTAGGATTTCTTTCTGCTAAAGGTTGGATAAGCGTCTTCACTTGTAGTTGCTACATCATGTGAAGATTGTGGCCCTGAACCTAGCTGGGAACCACTCTGCTGAAGCCTGGCTGAGTGGAAACTCTGTCCTGTTAACATTGAGGCCACAGACTCCATCACTTCATTGGTGAACGGGGTCATTTGCGTGATTAAGATGGGTGCAACATGCTTGCAAGGGCAGTCCTGCCTCCACTTACCCTAATTGTCTGAGCAGCACCCAGGTGCTCCCAGAGGGACTCCAAGGCCCCAGGAAGCCTCAAGGATAAGAAAGCTATAAGTAGTCGTAAGGGAGCATTTCCCTGTGAACTGATCCCTTCTTGGAGATTCTGGGGCCTTTTCCGGGACCTCAGCAGGTTTCACACCAGCTCTTGGAGAGTGTGAGCTCCAGTGAAGCCTTAAAGGGACCAAATGGGCAGAATTTCCTGGGGGAACCTGCCCAGATGTGCCCCTGTAACATGGGGGATGGGCAGCAGGTTTCTCCATTGCCACACCAAAATTTGTACCTTTGCAAATTGGGTCGAAGAATGGTGTGAAGAGGTTGTTCTCCAAATTCCTATCATATCAGTGGAAATTACCTTTTCTGCCTCTAAGGCCATAGGAATTTCAGGCTGCAGGAGCCTATGAATCTTAATGAATTAACTGCGTGTGTTGAGTCCTTGCACTGTGTGCCATACTAATTGCATTTGTTTCGGTGATGGGGATGGCATTGGTCATGTTTAAACGATCACGGAGCAAGTTTTCAATCAGTTTAAGTTTTGATTTCCCAAGCTGAGGGTACCTACTGGTGATGTTGAAAATGTGTGAGATACCGTGTTGTGTGTTCCTGTTTGCAGTGTGCTCCCCCACTCGTGGTGGCTGCCAATATTGATGAGAAGACACTGAAACGCGAAGGAGTGTGTGCAGCCAGTCTGCCCACTACCATGGGAGTAGTAGCAGGGCTTCTTGTACAAAATGTCCTGAAGTAAGTaagtaaatattaaaataaataaatacttgtcGGAAATGGCACAGTAAAACAGGCCATTTCAAAAGCCGTACTGAATGTTTGCTCCATTTAGCTTGACATCCCAAATGGTGGGTATCTGTTCCTCACAAGTCACTGCCAAAATTTCTTGATGGCACGTTAGTCCCAGGCAACAAACTTGGCTAAAACTAACAAAACAAGCAAATCTAAAATAGATTTATGCCTGGCTATTTAATGagtaattcatttttttttttttgcttttcaagGTATCTTTTAGGCTTTGGCTCTGTGAGTTATTACTTGGGCTACAATGCAATGCAAGATTTCTTTCCAACAATGGCTATGAAACCAAATCCTAATTGTGATGATCGAAGCTGCCGGCACCAACAGGAAGAGTACAAGGTGGTGCTTCAGTTTAAGCAGTTGTCAGCCCTTATGGTGTGCAATATTGACAGACTGTGATGCCATTCCGGGTCCATCTACCCACATCCCATCACTATTTATTTTCTTTTGGTTTCCCTGCGCCTTGCATGTCATGTGGCCAAGGAGACGGGAGGTTTACCAATCCTGATTTCCTAATCTCTTCAACTATGTTTTTCTGGGTCAACCACTAGACGACTCCTGAAAGTTGGCAATTGACTACAGTCCTTCAACTCTTCTTTCCCTGGTAGGATTGCAGTTAAAACTAAGAAATTAACTGTTTCATCCCAATAGATATGTGCTTTAGTGCGCTCACTAAGATGAGGGAGATCAACAGCATGCTTCAGCCCCAACCTCAAGAAAGCACGCTTTTCCCCACCCACCCCGTCACGCCAATATGGCATCTTTACCATTTCCCACACCAGTGAGATTGCCAACTGGGAGCTAGGGTGAGGCTGTCTCAATGCATTTCATGTAGAGCCTTTACAGTCAACGAGGAGAGACTGTCATCCTATCAATTTCGATTTACATTTGAACTCCAGCATCAGAGATGAAAAGTTTACTTTCATTCCTTTCCGCCTCTTTAttttcctccccaccaccccccccccccccaccccaaagtaACTCTGCATGTATAACATTTAATAGAAGAGGTATAAGTGATGTGCCATCTCTCTAACAGAAAAAAGAAGCCACACGACCAAAGCAACAATTAGTGGAAGAGGATGAACAGATCGTACATGAAAGCAATGACTGGGGTAAGATGAGTTGGAATGTCGTACATTTTATTCATGTAaacattttatttaattaattgttcAAAACACCCAATGGGGCCCAGGTGCATCCcagggaggggatgggggggggtgggtgggtaggCAGCGATGATAAAGAATGGCCTCTTCCAAGCTGAAGAGCAGAGTGTAGAACCTAGATTGACGTAAGATGTGGTGTAGCAGGCCTGATGATAGGGtacacagtagtgtaaggtgttggaACTCCATTGGACTTGAGAGTGATGAGCTGATACAGTGCATCACATCATCTCTGCTTGACTTATCCAATGCTTTCCTTGCCAACCTCCCATAAACCTCACCTCATCCAGTACTCTACTGCCTGAACACTATCCCATACTAGGAACTGCTTATACATCAGCCCATGATGACCACTGGCTCCCCATTCCCAAGATATTAAATACAAAATCTCAGCTTTGTTTACAGAGTCTTCCACGGCCTCTTCCTACCCTGCCTCTGCAACTGACTCTAGCAGTATATCTGAATGCAGACCCTCTCTCTAGTGACAGAGTCATTATGGTCTGCAGTCTAGAGTTTTCTCCTTCTGCTTTTAATTTGCAATAACTTCccgcacttttaaaagcctcccaccaaATCTATCTttctaactctctgacaatcatcttCCTTAAACTTCTCCCATTTCTTGATCTGTGTATAATTAACACCATTTGTTTAGCATCTTGGGACGTTTCACTGGATAAATCTGGATAGGTTGTTGGGAAGGAGTGGGCCCAGGCAGGCTGCTAATTTAGCCAGGCTTTTGTGGGAAAGTTGCCACAAAGGAGACATTCATGCCCATATCCACCTCTCACCTCCACCCTGCCCCCGATTctccctctttcctctctctctctctctctctttctccccccccccacccccacttgcaTTCTGCCTCTTCTCTCCCCATcctcttctctctcccctcccaaccCAAATCCTTCCTCACCTCTACTCCCACCACTATTTCTGCCTTAGCCCTCAGTTTCTCTCTTCCCATATTCAGTCATACTCTCACCccttctctgtctttccatctcactccctctctctatgcCTGTTAAAGGTGTACTGATCCAAAAAAGTACACATCAAAGCATTTTTCTCTTATTGCACAGCTACATTAAACTTTTGTCACATTTATGCCTGCTGTAATCAGTTACACAGTGATTCAGTTCTCTCCCACGGTAGCTGCCACTCAGATCCAGGATCCACTGCCATACCTTGAATGAATATCCCCACAGAAGATTGTGGAACAATCCACGGGGAGGGAAGGGACAGACACACAGCATCTCAAAGCCTACCTGCTGCTATCTAATTCTGGATTGGGGGAAGCCCAAGGTTTCTGGTTAGAGGAATTGAATTTTTCTTTAATTAGCTGGAGGCTAATACATGATTAAGTTGCTTTTCCAGCGCCCCTCGCAGTAATTCATTTTATGAGTCATGTTGGCTgaactgcagaatgctgtgacTGTGTCATGCTCCTTAATTTGAGCAGGTATTGAGCTGGTTTCCGAGATGTCAAAGGAAGAATTGAAGGCTGCTTCAGGTCCTGTGCCTGACCTCCCGGAAGGAATCACAGTCGCTTACACTGTGCCTGATAAAGTATGTCCAAATGTTAATACTGTAATAAAATGGCTTGGAATTTTAACACTAAATAATATTAGATAAAAAGTATGTACCATTATAAGTCCACAGAATAAAACTTCTTACTTGTATCTGGAATAATGCTGAGAGAAAATTGattttaacagttcaaaaatgtAGATGGTTATTCATATAAGACATGGTTTGTATTTCCTATTACTTTGCCTTCCTGCATTTTCTCCCACACAAGGCACCTGTTTATAGGATCCTTGCCCTTACTGTTGTGTAGTCAGCTCTTAACTATTTGAGAATTATCTGGAGTCTGCTTTATTGCTGGTAACTGACCACATTTCCCTTTCATTCTTGCTTGTTGTCTGTCTTATAAccaggaggagggtacagagaccaTTGGAGATACCGTACAAGAGACGGAGCAGAGTCTGGAGGAGCTCATGGCTGCAATGAAGTGTCTTTAACAGTTTCGTCAACGCAATCCAGTTTACTGATGCAGATGATTTGGGCCTTTTAACACAAAGCCCTTGTTTCATGCAGCTGACCCATGGCATTTACTGTCAGTTATAGTAAATGTAATTAATTCACCATGTTTTAAATGCTAGTTTTTTTAACCCCAAGATTCATTTATCCTTTTGAGGGCCATTATGGATTATCATCTCTTTGTATTCCTTACAAGCTACTCTGTTGGTATAAATGTATGATTTGTATATAATTAAACTGTGCAAACTGGAGTGAAACTGTGAGCTGCAGATGTTTAAGATTCTAGGAAGTTAGTATCTTCAATATAAATGAGGGTAAATAGAACCTTGATTTATCCCCAGTTTCTTTGGGAATTGGGAGACCCACAAGAACTCAGCACTGTTTTATGTAGACCAGTTTAATGCGATTGAGCCTTCTACTGAATGTGTTGCAGGCTCTGGGTTCTTGATCCATTGGGATAAGTATTTGTGGTCTGGATATCCAGAACCTAGCAGAATTCAGTATCCCTGCAGCTCCGATATTTATCTTTCCCGGCCAGGCACCCAGAGGACCTCAGACATCCCTTCCAGAAATGATTCactttaaaacttttttttaaaaaagcagtggtTGTCACCTGCACTTGCTGAGAACTTGATCAAACAATATAAATAGATCAGTCAGAAGCTCTATGGATGGACGACTCTGCCAGTTTCCATTATCAGAGCAGTCCCCTTTGTTATGGCAGGTTCTATTTTTATCCAAGGAAGTGATGAACCAGCAAAATAGCAAAAactaaagagatttttttttttctcaatttGTGCTTGATACCTTTAAAATTGTATGGGTGAATATGTGGATGAAGATAGTGAATTTTGCAGGAGATGGCTAATTAAAGACAAAGGGAATTTGGGGCAAGTATAATTTTTGGTGTTGACTTGTGAAATTAGAAGTGTAGGTATAAAAAAATTAGCCTGAGAGATCATTTCTGGTACATTTATCCAGTTCACTGAAAGACAAGCTAGAAGGCTTTATTCTCCCTAGATATTTGGctgattctttttcttttgggcctccttatctcgagagacaatggatacgcgcctggaggtggtcagtggtttgtgaagcagcgcctggagtggctataaaggccaattctggagtgacaggctcttccacaggtgctgcagagaaatttgtttgttggggctgttgcacagttggctctccccttgcgcctctgtcttttttcctgccaactactaagtctcttcgactcgccacaatttagccctgtctttatggctgcccgccagctctggcgaatgctggcaactgactcccacgacttgtgatcaatgtcacacgatttcatgtcgcgtttgcagacgtctttataacggagacatggacggccggtgggtctgataccagtggcgagctcgctgtacaatgtgtctttggggatcctgccatcttccatgcggctcacatggccaagccatctcaagcgccgctgactcagtagtgtgtataagctgggggtgttggctgcttcaaggacttctgtgttggagatatagtcctgccacctgatgccaagtattctccgaaggcagcgaagatggaatgaattgagacgtcgctcttggctggcatacgttgtccaggcctcgctgccgtagagcaaggtactgaggacacaggcctgatacactcggacttttgtgttccgtgtcagtgcgccattttcccacactctcttggccagtctggacatagcagtggaagccttacccatgcgcttgttgatttctgcatctggagacaggttactggtgatagttgagcctaggtaggtgaactcttgaaccacttccagagcgtggtcgccaatattgatggatggagcatttctgacatcctgccccatgatgttcgttttcttgaggctgatggttaggccaaattcattgcaggcagacgcaaacctgtcgatgaggctctgcaggcattcttcagtgtgagatgttaaagcagcatcgtcagcaaagaggagttctctgatgaggactttccgtactttggacttcgctcttagacgggcaaggttgaacaacctgccccctgatcttgtgtggaggaaaattccttcttcagaggatttgaacgcatgtgaaagcagcagggagaagaaaatcccaaaaagtgtgggtgcgagaacacagccctgtttcacaccactcaggataggaaagggctctgatgaggagccaccatgttgaattgtgcctttcatattgtcatggaatgaggtgatgatacttagtagctttggtggacatccgatcttttctagtagtctgaagagaccacgtctgctgacgaggtcaaaggctttggtgagatcaatgaaagcaatgtagaggggcatctgttgttcacggcatttctcctgtatctgacgaagggagaacagcatgtcaatagtcgatctctctgcacgaaagccacactgtgcctcagggtagacgcgctcggccagcttctggagcctgttcagagcgactcgagctaagactttccccactatgctgagcagggagattccacggtagttgttgcagtcaccgcggtcacctttgtttttatagagggtgatgatgttggcatcgcgcatgtcctggggtactgctccctcgtcccagcacaggcatagcagttcatgtagtgctgagagtacagcaggcttggcactcttgattatttcaggggtaatgctgtccttcccaggggcttttccgctggctagggaatcaatggcatcactgagttccgatttggttggctgtatgtccagctcatccatgactggtagaggctgggctgcattgagggcagtctcagtgacagcattctccctggagtacagttctaggtagtgctcaacccagcggtccatctgtttgcgttggtcagtgattatgtcccccgatttagatttgaggggggggatcttcttgatggttggcccaagagctctcttcatgccatcatacattcctctgatgtttccggtgtctgaggccagctgaatatgactgcataggtgttgccagtagtcgtttgcgcaacgcctagctgttctttgtgcagtacttctggctgctttaagtgctgcggatgttaaatcgctgggggctttcttgtagttcaaaagtgcaatgcgcttagcggctatgacaggttccagctcttcattgagattgaaaccagtctgcatttctcttcgcacttttgccgtaggtggtcaaagctgactcatagatggcgtctctgatgtgggcccacttggtctcagcatcccctgtgggagtgttttgaagggctgttacaagtgaatttagaaatttttgtaacagctgtgggtgagaaattctgctcgtgttgatgcgcgggtggcccttctgcttggaatgatgcaacttctttggtctgagtctaaccttgctgcacaccagggagtggtcggtgtcgcagtccgcactgtggaagctgcgtgtgatttgaacactgtttaaagaggctcaccttgtgacaatgaggtctagctggtgccaacgacgtgatcttgggtgcctccatgaaacctggtgacagggtttagtgtgaaagaacgagttggtgatgcagaggttatgataggtacacaactcaagcagtctctgtccattctcattcatccttccaatgccatagcgcccaaggcaggagggccatgagtcatggtcggccccaaccctggcattaaagtcccccagcaggaataggtgttcggtgttggggatgctgctaatgatgttatggagttgttcatagaactggtctttagcttcaggtggggagcagagtgttggagcatagatgctgagtaggtgtactggaccagaggtggtgagcagtcggatggacagtatgcgttccgagccatttgagggaggctctatcatgctgagcaaggagtttctgatggcgaagcccactccatgctgtcttggttcttcaggatccctaccctgccagaagaaggtgtagtcttgctctgctagagagccactcgcggggaggcgagtctcctgaagtgctgcaatgtccacattgaatctactgagctcgttgttaatgatggcggtcttccgagaatcgttgatttgtgtaaggtc
This region includes:
- the uba5 gene encoding ubiquitin-like modifier-activating enzyme 5 isoform X2, whose translation is MNRLFFQPHQAGLSKVEAAKHTLRNINPDVEFEIHNYNITTMDNFKNFMDRIRNGGLEEGKPVDLVLSCVDNFEARMAINTACNELAQVWMESGVSENAVSGHIQLLIPGETACFACAPPLVVAANIDEKTLKREGVCAASLPTTMGVVAGLLVQNVLKYLLGFGSVSYYLGYNAMQDFFPTMAMKPNPNCDDRSCRHQQEEYKKKEATRPKQQLVEEDEQIVHESNDWGIELVSEMSKEELKAASGPVPDLPEGITVAYTVPDKEEGTETIGDTVQETEQSLEELMAAMKCL
- the uba5 gene encoding ubiquitin-like modifier-activating enzyme 5 isoform X1 is translated as MATVPELQAKIRALEDELARERAKAGSGEQQCRHRIERMSAEVVDSNPYSRLMALKRMGIVTDYEKIREFTVAVVGVGGVGSVTAEMLTRCGIGKLLLFDYDKVELANMNRLFFQPHQAGLSKVEAAKHTLRNINPDVEFEIHNYNITTMDNFKNFMDRIRNGGLEEGKPVDLVLSCVDNFEARMAINTACNELAQVWMESGVSENAVSGHIQLLIPGETACFACAPPLVVAANIDEKTLKREGVCAASLPTTMGVVAGLLVQNVLKYLLGFGSVSYYLGYNAMQDFFPTMAMKPNPNCDDRSCRHQQEEYKKKEATRPKQQLVEEDEQIVHESNDWGIELVSEMSKEELKAASGPVPDLPEGITVAYTVPDKEEGTETIGDTVQETEQSLEELMAAMKCL